GCGGCCCTGGAGGAGATCGTCATGGCCCTCCACGTGCGCCGGGACCAGTTCGGGGTATGGACGGGGGTGGACACCACGCAGATCTATCCCACGAGCCGCCTGCTGGTGGCCATCACAGGAGTGGAGGTACAGCCGAACAAGGCTATTGTGGGGGCCAACGCTTTCGCACACGAGGCAGGCATCCACCAGCACGGGGTCCTGAGCGACCCCCGCACCTACGAGATCATGACGCCCGCCTCCGTGGGAGTTCCTACCAACAAGCTGGTGCTGGGCAAGCACTCCGGCCGGCATGCCCTTGCGCACACACTCCAGCAGATGGGGTTCAGCCTCACCGAGGAGGAGCTCGAGCGGGTGTACACCCGGTTCAAGGTGTTGTGCGACCGGAAGAAGCGGGTGGAAGTGGGAGATCTGGTGGCCCTGGTCCAGGAAGGGGTGACGGCGCCTCCCGAGACGTACCGGCTGGTATCCTTCCGGGTCAGCACCGCGAGCGATGAGCCGCCCCATGCGGCGGTGCGCCTGGAGGTGGGAGGCCGTACGGTGGTGGCGGAGGCGACGGGGGACGGCCCCGTGGACGCCCTCTTCGCCGCCATCCAGGCCGCGAGCGGGCAGCGGGTGGAGCTGCTGGACTACAGCCTGCGCAGCGCCACGGGGGGGAGCGATGCGTTGGGGGAGGCGGTGTGCCGGCTTCGGGGGGGAGATCGGGTGGCCACGGGTCGGGGCAGCAGCACGGATGTGCTGGAAGCCAGTGCCCTGGCGTACCTCGCGGCCCTGAACAAGCTCATAGAGCACCTTCCTCAGCCTCGCCGGGCCCCCACGCAGACCGCGGTGGGATAGGAGGGGGATGCATGGGGATGACCATTACGGAGAAGATCCTGGCCCGGCACGCGGATCTCCCTGCGGTGAAGCCCGGAGATCTGGTGGAGTGCCGGGTGGACATGCTGTTCGCCAACGACATCACCGCGCCGCTGGCGATTCAGCAGTTTGAGCGCATCGGGGTGGATCGCGTGTTCGACCCGGATCGGGTGGCCTTCGTGCTTGACCACTATTCCCCTGCCAAGGACATCGCGAGTGCGGAGCAATGCCGTATCACCCGGGAGTTCGTGCGCAAGCACAGACTCCCGCACTTCTACGACGTGGGCCGGGCGGGGGTTGCCCACGTCCTCCTGGCGGAAGAGGGGTTCGTGCTGCCCGGGGAGCTCTTCGTGGGCGCTGACTCCCACACCTGCAACCATGGAGCCCTGGGAGCCTTTGCCACGGGAGTGGGGAGCTCAGACCTGGCGGCAGCCATGGCCACGGGCCGGCTGTGGTTTCGGGTGCCGCACACCCTGAAGTTCGTGTTCAAGGGAACCCTGCGGCC
Above is a window of Armatimonadota bacterium DNA encoding:
- a CDS encoding 2-isopropylmalate synthase yields the protein MTDRVYLFDTTLRDGEQSPGFSMTVQEKLEMARSLARLRVDVIEAGFPASSPGDLTAVQLVAREVRGPVICGLARAHPKDIEVCWQGVREAERPRIHTFIATSPIHMERKLRMRPDEVLEAARAAVRLARRLCPEVEFSCEDATRSEVDFLCRVVEVAIEEGAAVINIPDTVGYATPEEYATLIRTLRERVPNSDRVIWSVHCHDDLGLAVANSLAGIRAGARQVEATVNGIGERAGNAALEEIVMALHVRRDQFGVWTGVDTTQIYPTSRLLVAITGVEVQPNKAIVGANAFAHEAGIHQHGVLSDPRTYEIMTPASVGVPTNKLVLGKHSGRHALAHTLQQMGFSLTEEELERVYTRFKVLCDRKKRVEVGDLVALVQEGVTAPPETYRLVSFRVSTASDEPPHAAVRLEVGGRTVVAEATGDGPVDALFAAIQAASGQRVELLDYSLRSATGGSDALGEAVCRLRGGDRVATGRGSSTDVLEASALAYLAALNKLIEHLPQPRRAPTQTAVG